ACAATTGAACAGATGTATGCCGCTGAGGGACAGAAAGTAGAAAAGGGGCAGCTGCTTGCCAGGCTTAATATCACGACCCAAAAAAATGTTCATGATCTATCTGTAGCAGCATTGAAGCAGGCTCAGGATGCTTATAAGCGGCTTTCTTCTATGCACGAGGATAAAAGTCTTCCCGAAATTCAATTTGTAGATGCCAAGACGAAATTAGAACAGGCAAGGGCAAGTGAAGAAATTGCAAGGAAAAACCTGCAGCAATGCACAATTTATGCCCCTCAGAGTGGTGTTGTCGGTAAAAAACTCGTTGAAACAGGTGCCAATGTTATGCCAGGCAGTCCCGTTTTTACTATTATCAATATTGATAATGTAAAAATAAAGGCCGCAATACCTGAGGGGGAAATTTCCGAAATGCGTGAAGGAAATAAAGCCAAAGTGATTATTTCTGCTCTCTCTAATGCAGTTTTTCAAGGAATACTAGTTGAAAAAGGTGTTACTGCCAATCCGGTTTCCCACACTTATGATATAAAACTGCTTGTAAAGAATCCTTCAGGGAGAATTGTTCCGGGAATGGTGTGCCGTGCCTATTTGGGGAGCACCGCTTCAAAGAACAGCATTATTGTACCTATCACTGCCGTGCAGGTAGACTATTCAGGTAACAGATTTGTGTGGCTTATGGATAAAGAGAATAAGGCCGTGTATAAGGAAGTAAAGCTGGGAAGCCTTTCCCAAAATGGGGTTAAGATAATAGAAGGTCTTAAGGAAGGGGATAATTTAATCATAGCCGGATATCAGAATATTAGTGAGGGAACCATCGTAAAAGCGGCTAATTAATTAAAAGTTCAAATGGATAAAAATAATGGAATTATAGCAGCGGCAATCAAATACAATAAAATTGTATTGCTGCTTATCATCACCCTGGTAGTATTTGGCATGTTCGCCTTATATAAAATGCCTAAGCAGGAGTTTCCTGTATTTACAATACGTCAGGGAGTTGTAGTTGGGGTTTATCCCGGCGCAGCATCAGCTGAAGTGGAACAGCAGCTTGCCAAACCCCTTGAAAACTTTCTTTTCACTTACAAGGAAGTAAAAAAGTCAAAAACCTATTCCCAGTCAAGAGACGGAATGGTATACATTTTTGTCGAATTAAACGACGAGGTAGCCAATAAGGATGAAGTATGGTCTAAAATAAAGCATGGCCTTTCCAATTTTAAAATGCAGCTTCCCTCTGGGGTGCTTGCTGTGATTGCAAATGATGATTTTGGTGATACCTCGGCGCTTTTAATTGCTTTGGAATCCGATACCAAAACCTACCGACAGCTTAAAGAATATCTTGAGGCTTTAGAAAATAAATTAAGAGCGGTGGAGTCTGTATCGAATTTAAGACGTTATGGGGTTCAGAACGAGCAGTTGAGCATTTATGTTGACAAGGAAAAAGTGGCCAGTTACAGCATCAATCTCTACAGCCTTTACCAGACACTTTTAACAAAGGGAATGATTGGGCCCTCAGGAGTGATTGATAATGATCAGATGGTAGTGCCCATTCATATCGCAAGGCCGTTTTCGTCAGAGCGTGATTTGGAAGAGCAAATTATCTATTCTGATCCCCAGGGGAACCATATACGGCTAAAAGATGTAGCAGAAGTAGTGCGGGAATATCCTAAAGCTTCAAGCTATACCGTAAGTAATGGAAAAAAGAGCCTAGTTCTTTCAACAGAAATGCGCCCTGGCTATAACATTGTCCAATATGGTAAAGATGTAGATAATGTATTGAAGGATTTTGAGAAAACACTCCCTTCTGATGTAAAAATTTACCGAATTGCAGATCAGCCGCAAGTTGTTGATGCTTCTATTAGTTCTTTTTTAGAGGAATTGGTTATTGCAATTATCGCCGTTATACTCGTTACAGTTGTTTTTCTTCCCATACGTGTTGCAGGGGTGGCGGCTTCTACCATTCCAATTACGATATTTATCTCGCTGGGAATCATGTTTGCCGTTGGAATTGAGCTCAATACGGTAACCCTTGCGGCACTTATTGTCGTTCTGGGAATGATTGTAGATAATTCGATAGTTATTGTGGACAGCTATCTGGAAAAACTTGATGAAGGGATCGATAGAAAAAAAGCAGCCATTGAAAGCGCCCGAGAATATTTCAAAGCAATATTTTCGGCTACGCTGGCCATCGGAATTACATTTTTTCCTTTTCTGATCACCTTTACTGGGATGATGTATGATTTCCTAAGTGCTTTTCCATGGACTATATTGATTACCTTATCCATTTCTCTTGCTATTGCAGTTTTGTTTGTTCCCTTTCTGCAGTACTTTTTTATTAAGAAAGGAATCCATTCAGCGCCGGCAGGCAAAAAGCGTCATAAATCCTTTATGGATTATGTCCAGTCTTTTTATGATGCAGTGCTTAAAAAAGTATTTCTTTTTCCAAAAATCACTTTTGTCATCGGTCTTGTTTTCGTTGCAGCAGGGCTTGCAATGTTTGTTAATCTGCCTTTGAAGATACTTCCGACAGCAGACCGGAATCAGTTTGCAGTAGAAATATTCCTGCCTCAGGCAAGTGCGCTTGCTCAGACAGAAACCGTTGCAAAAGATCTGGCCAAGGTGCTATCAAAAGACAAGCGTATCCGGTCTATAACCACTTTTATGGGTACAGGATCTCCAAGGTTTCATACCACTTATGCACCTAAAATCGGGGGGCCTAATTTTGCACAGTTTATTGTAAACACCGTATCAAGTAAAGCTACAATTGAGCTGTTGGACGAATATTCTGAAAAATATGCCAGAGCTTATCCCAATGCTTATATAAAATTCAAACAGCTGGATTATCAGGCTGGTGTGGATGCCGATATAGAGGTTCGCCTGAGCGGTGACAGCATTTCAGATTTAAAAGCGGTTGCAGCAAAACTTCAGGCTGAGATCAAAAAACTAAAAGCGCCCCAAAGAATTTATACTAATTATGAAGAGATACTTCCTGATATTTCCATTAGTTTGGATCCTGTAGAATCAAACCGATTAGGCATCAATGAAGGACTTTTGGGAATTGGCCTTACCTCAAGATTTGGAGGGCTTCCGATCACAACAGTATGGGAAGGGGATTATAAAGTTCCTGTAGTGCTTAAATCAAAGTGGCAGGGAAAAGACCCTGAAGGGTCAGATGTTGAGAATGAATATGTTTCAGGACTCTTTACACCGGCTGTTCCCCTTAGGCAGGTAGCCAGGGTTACAAACGGCTGGAATGAAGGACAGATTGTTCGCAGAAACGGAGTGCGCACACTCTCGGTTTACATCGACCTTAAGAGGGGAAATAAAGCCAACAGGACGCAATCTGAAGTAGAGGATATTGTGGAGAAAATGTCAAAAGAAATAGACAGCAGCAATATTGCTGTTTCCTATGGCGGGATAAAGGAGGATACCAATGACCAGCTTCCAAAAATTGCAGCAGGCCTTCTGATCTCGATAACCATTATTTTCTTTATACTGGTTTTTCATTTTAGAAAGGTAAGCCTTGCTTCTCTGGTATTTGCCTCAACATCGTTTAGTTTCTTCGGAGCCGCATTTGGTCTCTGGCTTATGGACATGGAATTCAGCATGACAGCAGTTCTGGGGCTGGTGAGTCTGATAGGAATCATTGTAAGAAACGGAATTATCATGTATGATTATATTGAAGAGCTCCGCAGTCACGCTAAGATGACGGTCCTTGAAGCCTGCATGGAAGCAGGAAAGAGAAGGATGAGGCCCATACTGCTTACATCACTTGCAGCGTCAATGGGGGTTATACCTATGATTATCAGCAAGAGTCCTCTTTGGGGACCAATGGGAACGGTAATATTTTTCGGGACTTTAATATCTATGGTATTTATCCTTACCATGCTCCCGCTGCTGTATTGGATGACTTATAAAAATAAGATTTGAGCGTAAGTGCTTAAAAATAAACAGGAAAAAATGAAAAACTTACAAATACTAGCACTGATCCTCACGACAATCTGTTCTGGATATGGTCAGACACAGCTTACAGTGGAGCAGATCAAAAGCATGGCTGTAAAAAACAATAGTAAGGTAAAGAACAGTATCCTTGAGCTTGAAGCCGCAAAGCAATCCAAGCAGGAGATGTTTACCAATTATTTTCCAAAAGTTACTGCTTCGGCTATTGGAATGAAAGCTTTGGATCCTCTTTTGGAAATCAAAATGAAAGGCGGGAACCTGCCTGTATACGATGGCAGCGCAGCCAATTTAGCCGGCGCATCCCAATTTGCTTACATGCCCGATGTTAATATGGGACTCTTTAATCAGGCTGGATTAGGTTATATAAATGTTCTGCAGCCCCTTTACGCGGGAGGAAAGATTAAAACAGCCAACAATCTTACAAGTCTTAATGTTGAGGTAAAGGAGCAACAGCAGCATTTAACAGCAGATGAAATCGTTCTTAAAGCCGAGCAGCAGTACTGGCAGGTTGTAATTGTGAAGGAAAAGCAAAAAACACTCGAAGGGTATATTCAGTTTTTGGATACACTTTACAGACAGGTCAATACCGCTTTTAAAAGCGGTATGATAATTAAGAATGATCTTCTTAAAGTAACAATCAAGCAGCAGGAACTTCAGGTAAATAAAATACAGCTTGCCAATGAAAGGAAACTTGCTCTGATGCG
The Flavobacterium flavigenum genome window above contains:
- a CDS encoding efflux RND transporter periplasmic adaptor subunit — protein: MNKLKFIPFPLLGVSVMLLMLFSCTSKESQKLSDAVPVRIQSISSDTDSYPQEYIGTVESDKTVDVSFILPGTIEQMYAAEGQKVEKGQLLARLNITTQKNVHDLSVAALKQAQDAYKRLSSMHEDKSLPEIQFVDAKTKLEQARASEEIARKNLQQCTIYAPQSGVVGKKLVETGANVMPGSPVFTIINIDNVKIKAAIPEGEISEMREGNKAKVIISALSNAVFQGILVEKGVTANPVSHTYDIKLLVKNPSGRIVPGMVCRAYLGSTASKNSIIVPITAVQVDYSGNRFVWLMDKENKAVYKEVKLGSLSQNGVKIIEGLKEGDNLIIAGYQNISEGTIVKAAN
- a CDS encoding efflux RND transporter permease subunit; this encodes MDKNNGIIAAAIKYNKIVLLLIITLVVFGMFALYKMPKQEFPVFTIRQGVVVGVYPGAASAEVEQQLAKPLENFLFTYKEVKKSKTYSQSRDGMVYIFVELNDEVANKDEVWSKIKHGLSNFKMQLPSGVLAVIANDDFGDTSALLIALESDTKTYRQLKEYLEALENKLRAVESVSNLRRYGVQNEQLSIYVDKEKVASYSINLYSLYQTLLTKGMIGPSGVIDNDQMVVPIHIARPFSSERDLEEQIIYSDPQGNHIRLKDVAEVVREYPKASSYTVSNGKKSLVLSTEMRPGYNIVQYGKDVDNVLKDFEKTLPSDVKIYRIADQPQVVDASISSFLEELVIAIIAVILVTVVFLPIRVAGVAASTIPITIFISLGIMFAVGIELNTVTLAALIVVLGMIVDNSIVIVDSYLEKLDEGIDRKKAAIESAREYFKAIFSATLAIGITFFPFLITFTGMMYDFLSAFPWTILITLSISLAIAVLFVPFLQYFFIKKGIHSAPAGKKRHKSFMDYVQSFYDAVLKKVFLFPKITFVIGLVFVAAGLAMFVNLPLKILPTADRNQFAVEIFLPQASALAQTETVAKDLAKVLSKDKRIRSITTFMGTGSPRFHTTYAPKIGGPNFAQFIVNTVSSKATIELLDEYSEKYARAYPNAYIKFKQLDYQAGVDADIEVRLSGDSISDLKAVAAKLQAEIKKLKAPQRIYTNYEEILPDISISLDPVESNRLGINEGLLGIGLTSRFGGLPITTVWEGDYKVPVVLKSKWQGKDPEGSDVENEYVSGLFTPAVPLRQVARVTNGWNEGQIVRRNGVRTLSVYIDLKRGNKANRTQSEVEDIVEKMSKEIDSSNIAVSYGGIKEDTNDQLPKIAAGLLISITIIFFILVFHFRKVSLASLVFASTSFSFFGAAFGLWLMDMEFSMTAVLGLVSLIGIIVRNGIIMYDYIEELRSHAKMTVLEACMEAGKRRMRPILLTSLAASMGVIPMIISKSPLWGPMGTVIFFGTLISMVFILTMLPLLYWMTYKNKI
- a CDS encoding TolC family protein, whose product is MKNLQILALILTTICSGYGQTQLTVEQIKSMAVKNNSKVKNSILELEAAKQSKQEMFTNYFPKVTASAIGMKALDPLLEIKMKGGNLPVYDGSAANLAGASQFAYMPDVNMGLFNQAGLGYINVLQPLYAGGKIKTANNLTSLNVEVKEQQQHLTADEIVLKAEQQYWQVVIVKEKQKTLEGYIQFLDTLYRQVNTAFKSGMIIKNDLLKVTIKQQELQVNKIQLANERKLALMRLCQTIGAEYNPEIILSSSLADLSEPGNYFVAHNTVLAHRAEYQLFEKAVEASKLETKLKRADYMPSLGVGVTAYYLDQFESNVSGAGNGMAYASLTVPISDWWGAKHKLNELKLRESITKNSLEDSKGLLLLQMEKSWTDVVELNEKIHLIQAALLQTEENLAVSQKSYNNGMIQLSDLLEAQVLKIETNDKLIEAKSQYKIALTKYLQVTAR